A window of Arcobacter acticola genomic DNA:
TTGATTTAGTTGATGATGTTCAAAGACTTGATACTACAATGTTAGCTCCAGTTTCTGAAATGGGATCTGCAATTCCAGCTAAATATTTAAAAGGCTATGTAAGACTTGATAATAATCAAATGCTAGTTGTTATGGATATTGAAAGAGTTGTTGCAAAAGAAGAATTAAGAGATTAAAAAAATTAAAATTAAGTGATTTTATGAGTATAGATAAAAATTTGTTAAAAAGATTAACCCTTTTATATGTTGAAGATGATGACATAATCAGAAATGAATTATCTCAACTATTAGCAAATTTTTTCTCCCAAGTTTTAGTTGCAAAAGATGGGAAAGAAGGTCTTCGAACCTTTTTAGAAAATCAAGATACAATAGATATAGTTTTGACAGATATAAATATGCCTTTATATAATGGTATAGAGATGGTTAAAAAAATAAGAAATATCGATAGTAAGATATCTGTTATATTTGCAACTGCTTATTCAGATAATGAATTTCTTCTAGATGCTATTAAACTTAGAGTTCAAGAATATATTATTAAACCAATTGATATTAGAAAATTATTATCTTTTTTAAATGATATTGCAAGTAATTTATATCAAGAATTTTTATTAAAACAACAACAATACGAATTAACTAAATATAAAGAGATTTTAGATTCAAATAATATTGTAATAAAAACTGACGCACGATTAAACATAACTTATGTAAATCAACTTTTTTGTGATATTTCAGGATATAGTGATAGTGAATTAATAGGTAAAGAATTCAAATCCTTAAAGTTTCCAGATGTTTCAAATGATATATATACAGATTTATATGCAAAAGTATTAAATAATAAACCTTGGCATGGAAATTTAAAAAATATTAAAAAAGATAAAACGCATTATACCTGTGATGCTCATGTTTTTCCTACATTAGGTGAAAATGGTGAAATGAATGGCGCTATTTCAATTCAAAAAGATATTACAAAAGAGTTAAATAAAAAAAGAGAAATTCAATTAGCTTTAATGCGAGATAAAAGTGATATATTTATTAGAAGTAAAGAGGGAAGCTTAGAACAAAATCAATTAATAAATGATTTGAGATTTAAATTACAAAATCTTCAAGTTGAATTAGAACAATCTGTAAGAAATGTAGATAAATATATGTATAGTAATGAGAAATACAGATTAGAAAACAAAAATCTAAAAACAGAAATAGGTTTATATAAAAAGAATAATAATTCTAGCACAGCACTTAAACTAAATAGAGAAAATAGTGATTTAAGAATAGAAAATAAAAAACTAAAAGAAAAATTATTACAAATAGAACTTGATGATGAAAAGAAATTATCTCAATTAAGAGTATATTCTGATGAAACAAGAAGTGAATTAGAAGATAAAATTAGTGAATTAACAGAGCAATTAGAATCATTACAAACAGATGATGTATTAAAACAAAAATTTGAATATTGGAAAGACAAAGCAAAAGCTGAAACGGCAAGAATTGAAAACCTTGAAAAACAAATAATTGCTTATGCTGATGGAGTTACTTTAAATAAAATTTTTGGATAATTTATAATTTTAAGCTCAAGGGTAAATCAAGAAAAACTTGATTTACTCTTTAATTGAAATAGAAATAATTTTAACATCTTCTAAAGGCTTATCACCTTGGTATTTATTTGTAGGAACACTCCTGACTTTCTCATTTTTATCAAAAATCAATTTTTCTAAAAGTGATATCCCTTATTAAAGGGCTTTATAGACTATAAAATTCATAAAAGTGTGTGTCCTATAGTCTAAAACCTGCTACAATTTTAGTATGAGTTTACATATTAGACAGAAGAAAAATAGTAGTGGAACAATCAGTATTCAGATTATCGATAGAGTTCATAGGAAATATAAGGTTATAGAAACTATTGCTTGTGTAAAAAATGATTTAGATTTACAAATTTATTTAGATGTTGCAAATAAACGTTTAGAAGAACTGCGTCAACAAATGTATCCTACTTTATTTGATGAAAATAAAAATGAAGAGTTAATATTCATAGAACTTGGAAATAATGATTTAATACCAATAGGTGATGAATTAATCTATGGAAAATTATTTGAACGATTGGGATGTTCTAGTGTAGATTTGGATTGTAAAAGACTTCAGATGTTTAAAAATCTTGTTGTATCAAGATTACTGTATCCTGGTAGTAAATTATATTTGATTGATTATCTTGAATATTTTAAAAAAGAGAGTGTAGATAAAAATGCTATCTATAGATTTTTAGATACACTTTATGAAGAGAATTTAAAACTACAAATTGAAAAATGTGTATTTGATCATACTTATGCAAAAATGAACCAAACTATTGCATTTACATTTTATGATGTTACAACCCTGTACTTTGAATCTGAGAGTGAAGACGATCTTAGACGTATTGGATTTAGTAAAGAGGGTAAATTAGCACGTCCTCAGATACAACTGGGATTGTTTACAACACTACAAGGATATCCATTAAGCTTTGAGGTTTATGAGGGTAATAAATATGAGGGACATACTTTAGTTGATGTACTTAAAAAGTTTCAAAATAAATTTCAATTAAAAAATAAACCTGTAGTTGTAGCTGATAGAGGAATGCTAAACAATAATAATCTAGTATATCTTGAAAATAATGGATATAAATATATCCTTGCAGCCAAAATAAAAAATATATCAAATGATTTAAAAGAGCAAATATCAAACTTGATATTTTTAAATGATGGAGTAACTCA
This region includes:
- a CDS encoding response regulator; its protein translation is MSIDKNLLKRLTLLYVEDDDIIRNELSQLLANFFSQVLVAKDGKEGLRTFLENQDTIDIVLTDINMPLYNGIEMVKKIRNIDSKISVIFATAYSDNEFLLDAIKLRVQEYIIKPIDIRKLLSFLNDIASNLYQEFLLKQQQYELTKYKEILDSNNIVIKTDARLNITYVNQLFCDISGYSDSELIGKEFKSLKFPDVSNDIYTDLYAKVLNNKPWHGNLKNIKKDKTHYTCDAHVFPTLGENGEMNGAISIQKDITKELNKKREIQLALMRDKSDIFIRSKEGSLEQNQLINDLRFKLQNLQVELEQSVRNVDKYMYSNEKYRLENKNLKTEIGLYKKNNNSSTALKLNRENSDLRIENKKLKEKLLQIELDDEKKLSQLRVYSDETRSELEDKISELTEQLESLQTDDVLKQKFEYWKDKAKAETARIENLEKQIIAYADGVTLNKIFG
- a CDS encoding IS1634 family transposase gives rise to the protein MSLHIRQKKNSSGTISIQIIDRVHRKYKVIETIACVKNDLDLQIYLDVANKRLEELRQQMYPTLFDENKNEELIFIELGNNDLIPIGDELIYGKLFERLGCSSVDLDCKRLQMFKNLVVSRLLYPGSKLYLIDYLEYFKKESVDKNAIYRFLDTLYEENLKLQIEKCVFDHTYAKMNQTIAFTFYDVTTLYFESESEDDLRRIGFSKEGKLARPQIQLGLFTTLQGYPLSFEVYEGNKYEGHTLVDVLKKFQNKFQLKNKPVVVADRGMLNNNNLVYLENNGYKYILAAKIKNISNDLKEQISNLIFLNDGVTHTLKFNKDIPYTDENDNKQSININQRLVLSYSTARAKKDKHNRDKALERLKKKIEFSKSITKKDLKLSYYAKYLNIDDHKCDITFNINNQKVDNDSKLDGIKGFITNDFTLTPSEIIEHYNNQYAVEQAFRISKTDLKIRPIYHRLETRIKAHILISFVSYSIYKEFDSKLKENNIKFKFSQKLLRDIIKHMFALRTNGKLVYLKFDEIQQQVYNAIKNS